AATATATTGAAGCTGGCAAATTAGTACCTGACGAAGTGGTTTTAGACATGCTATTTGACAGAGTTTCACGAAAAGATTGTGAACATGGCTTTTTGCTAGATGGTTTTCCAAGAACTATACCACAAGCTGAAGCTCTAGAAAAGAAATTAGATGATAAAGCTAATGTCATAGCTTTAAATTTAGATGTTGATGATGAAGCCATTATTAAACGTATCGAAGGACGCTTAACTTGTAAAAACTGCGGAACAATCTATAATAAACATTTATCACCTCCCAAAGATTTGACAAAGTGTGATAAATGTGATGGTGAATTGTTCCAACGCCCAGATGATAGTAGGGAAATAGTTGAGGAAAGATTAAGAGTTTATCACAAACAGACAGAGCCCCTTATTGAGTTCTACAACAAACGAAATGTTTTAGAAACAATTAATGGAAATCAACAGCCAGATCAAGTGTTTAAAGAGCTTTTACAAGCTTTCGAAAAACGTAAAGTTTAAAATCAAAGTAAATTCACGGGATACATATTCCGTGAATTTTATTATCAATGTAACAGTCTAATTTTCTTAAACTACGTACTAAAAAGATCTATTTTCGATAAACTTTTTTAGGGTGTTTTTTGAATAGATTTTCTTGTCCACAAGGTCTTGAATGGAATGTAGGTCTAACTTTTTCAAATTTTCCCAGACAGTATGTTTGACTTCTTCAAAATTATCTTGGGTGGCATTTGTTGAAAGTAAACCAATTTCCTTAAAATCTTGAGGATACCAGATTGAAAAACATTCTATGCCTTCAATAGAGGGAATGCTATGAAACTCCCCTTTCTTTTCAAGCTCTGTAAAAAGGGAAAAAACTTTATTCCACAAAAGAAGTTGTAAACTATTTTCAGATAGAAATTCTCCATTCGAAAATTCCCCTTTAAATAATTTATCTAATATTTCTTTTTGCTGACCAATTTTTTCTATTAAATCAGTCCTTGAAGCACCCCAAACAATATTTAATATTTTTTGTAGGTTTTCAATCGTTTCGCTAATTTGAAATGAGCTGCTTTTTATCGTATTTTCAATGGCAATTATTTCTTTTTCTTCTTCATTCGGAATATTTAAGTTATTAATCTCATTTACAATGTTTTGATATTTAGAAAAAAAACTATCTGTCAATTCATTTAAATTATTGGAATAAAGAGTTATATGATGCAAAACAGGCGCTTGTAACAAATTTTCTTTAAGTGTTTCAAGTTCTTTTGCATCACTTAAAAAAATTGTTTTAATAAAATTACCGGTTGCCATTCCTATAATTATAGAATAAATTTTTGTTAAATCTATTTTTTTTCCCAATGAAAGAAAAGCGACTAATTGAGATGGAGCTATAAATTGACCAACAAGCTCAAAAAACTTCTTATCATTGATTATATCAATTAAACCGATGAGTTTGTCAAAATCCTTATTTTCTTTGATGGAGGTCAAAAAAACATTTTTAGCTTGATCTTCGTTTATGGTTTTTGAAGAGTTATTGTTAAAATGATTATTTTGACCTTCCATAATTCCCTTTAGATTTAATTGATACGAAATTTTTGTTTTAATCGTTCTATTCTTTCATCGAGTGGTGGATGAGAAGCAAATAGCCTACCTATACCCACTGGATTAGAAATTTTCAAAGCTTGTACAGCGGCTTGTTGCGATTCAGGCTCTTTAATTTCCATATTTCTTTTTAAAGAATAAAGCGCCGCAATCATATTTTGAGCCCCCGATAACCTGGCGCCACCCATATCAGCCCTATATTCCCGTCTTCTAGAAAAAGTTGCAATAACTATTGCTCCTAAAAACATAAAAGCTATCTCTAAAACAAAAACTATAATTTGGTAAATACCCCATGAAAATCCGCTTTCTTGAGAATTTTCATCCTTACTAGACATAGCTCTACTTACCACATATGCAATAATTCTTGCAAAGAACATTACAAAAGCGTTAATCGTGCCTTGTAGTAAAGTCATTGTTACCATATCTCCATTTGCAATATGAGTTACCTCATGCCCCAACACAGCTTCTACTTCTTTTGGTTGCATGCGTCTTATCAAACCACTAGACACGGCTACTAAAGCATTTGATCGAGAAGGACCTGTTGCAAACGCATTCAATTCGTTAGATTGATAAATCCCAACTTCAGGCATTTTAGGTAAACCTGCGTTTTTACTTAAACGATAGACAGTTTCTAAAAATTCTCTTTCTTCTCTGCTTGTCGTATTGGGATCAATAATTTGCACTCCCATAAAACTTTTAGCCATAAATTTAGATAAGAATAAAGAGATTAAAGAACCACCCATTCCCCATAAAAGGCAAAAAATTGCTAAAGATCCAATATTTAATCCATTTTGCTTCAAAAATGGCTGCAAATTAAAAAAATAGGTAATAAAAGAAATCGCGATAACAACTAAAAAGTTAACCGCTAAAAATAAGATGATACGTTTTGCTAGAGCCATCGTGAACTCCATAATAATTGATTGTTAAGTGAATTATAACAAAAAAAAAGTAATAAAACCAACTTTTAGAAAAAAAACATTTACAATAATTTCACGGGTTAGGCTATAAGAATAAATAAAACATTTTTAGTTAACATGCTTAAATCTGAAAAATTAGCTAATAAAGATAATTCTTCTTTTACCGATACCTATAAAAAAAACTATTCCCATGGTTTAGAAGCCATTTATACTTTAGAAAATATAGATCTTAAAACTATTCGCCCTTTACAAAACTCTTCAATAGCTATTGCAGAAACTAAGCATTCTGTCGATATAATAAACAAAGAATTACCCAAATCATCTTATTATTTACCAGAAATATTTAGCACAGAGTTTCCCTCAAGCGTCCCTGAAGAACCAATACAAGTGCTAATGTTAAGTAAACAGGCAGAAGTATTTTTATTAGAAAATAGTGTCTTGACTTTAGGAAAT
This DNA window, taken from Candidatus Rubidus massiliensis, encodes the following:
- the adk gene encoding Adenylate kinase, with the translated sequence MKALLIGLTFMISTFGFFLHADTSSEVKPNVIILLGPPGSGKGTQAVQLSQKLQIPHISTGDLFRENLKNGTPLGIEAKKYIEAGKLVPDEVVLDMLFDRVSRKDCEHGFLLDGFPRTIPQAEALEKKLDDKANVIALNLDVDDEAIIKRIEGRLTCKNCGTIYNKHLSPPKDLTKCDKCDGELFQRPDDSREIVEERLRVYHKQTEPLIEFYNKRNVLETINGNQQPDQVFKELLQAFEKRKV
- the htpX_2 gene encoding Protease HtpX, translating into MALAKRIILFLAVNFLVVIAISFITYFFNLQPFLKQNGLNIGSLAIFCLLWGMGGSLISLFLSKFMAKSFMGVQIIDPNTTSREEREFLETVYRLSKNAGLPKMPEVGIYQSNELNAFATGPSRSNALVAVSSGLIRRMQPKEVEAVLGHEVTHIANGDMVTMTLLQGTINAFVMFFARIIAYVVSRAMSSKDENSQESGFSWGIYQIIVFVLEIAFMFLGAIVIATFSRRREYRADMGGARLSGAQNMIAALYSLKRNMEIKEPESQQAAVQALKISNPVGIGRLFASHPPLDERIERLKQKFRIN